Proteins co-encoded in one Streptococcus parauberis NCFD 2020 genomic window:
- a CDS encoding phage tail tape measure protein — MSETYEGLYVKFGADTVEFDKSVKGINGALSTLKKDFTNINRQLKFDPDNTELLNRKLENLQEQARLGALKIEELKNKQAQLGKDEIGSDKWMKLQVEIEKVSTQMNSVDVAMNKTKQHIEDVGNPQSILNLNKAIGDIGQELDIVNRKLQLDPGNVELTEQKMKLLGEQAEYAEQKVDGLKDKQSALGNDNIGTEEWKRLQNEIGQAEIEVMEIDRAMKGLDDSSAQAGAGIKEATSYLKADVMMEVADAAQEVGQKLVEAGKMAVEAWKEVDDSMDTVATKTGATGKELESLQSVVSGVIGSISTDFQTAGDAIGSLNTQFGFTGEKLQSASEQLIKYSQINGTDVTDSAMSAKQAIEAFGLSNDDLGKVLDNVTKVAQETDQSVDDIIQKAIDGAPQIKMLGLSFEEGANLIGKFEKSGIDSASALTSLSKASVNYAKDGKSLEEGLKGTVDQIKNSKDETEALTIASEIFGSKAAPRMVDAIQRGALTFDDLAKASEGASGTVSKTFEATQDPFDKLTVASNQAKEAMAEFGGTLIETVAPVLETLGDILKSFAGWFKDLPAPVKEFSVVLGLVITAVGVLAPIFIALQAAALAAGTTIGALIAGAMPIIGIVAGIALAIAGLVIGLKYLWETNEGFREAVTIAWEFISTTIQTVVQIIYDFVMTMWGEITTWWIENQELIRSTAEIVWNFILTTIQFVMETLWPYLQAQWENIQTIIFSAWEIIKTTISTALDIILGVIKAVMQVINGDWSGAWETIKGVLQSTWDGILNIVSTVINAILSVMSNTLNGIWGVVQNIWDAIFNTISEKINGAKEAVATAIEAIKELFNFQFQWPHIPLPYFSASGSVNPIDWITDPSTRPSIDVQWFAKGGIMTKPTLFGMNGNRAMVGGEAGNEAILPLNSKTLGMIGQGIANTMNTNNAIEVKISDVVVRNDNDITSIAEEVSNRLAYEIRRQSSLGGRA; from the coding sequence ATGTCAGAAACTTACGAAGGTCTGTATGTTAAATTTGGAGCAGATACAGTTGAATTTGACAAGTCGGTAAAAGGTATAAACGGTGCTTTATCAACACTTAAAAAAGACTTTACCAATATCAATAGACAACTTAAATTTGACCCAGACAATACAGAACTTTTAAACAGAAAGCTAGAGAACTTACAAGAGCAAGCAAGGCTTGGTGCTTTAAAGATTGAAGAACTAAAAAACAAACAAGCCCAACTTGGAAAAGACGAAATTGGCTCTGATAAGTGGATGAAGCTACAAGTTGAGATAGAAAAAGTATCCACGCAAATGAATTCTGTCGATGTTGCGATGAACAAGACAAAGCAACATATTGAAGATGTAGGCAATCCACAATCTATTTTAAATCTCAACAAAGCAATTGGAGACATTGGCCAAGAACTAGATATCGTTAATCGTAAATTGCAATTAGATCCCGGCAATGTCGAGTTAACAGAACAAAAAATGAAATTGCTCGGTGAACAAGCTGAATACGCTGAACAAAAAGTAGATGGTTTAAAGGACAAACAATCTGCTCTTGGCAATGATAATATCGGCACGGAAGAGTGGAAAAGGTTACAAAATGAAATTGGCCAAGCTGAAATTGAGGTAATGGAAATTGACCGTGCCATGAAAGGGTTAGATGATTCATCTGCGCAAGCAGGCGCAGGCATTAAAGAAGCAACTAGCTACTTAAAAGCTGATGTGATGATGGAAGTTGCAGATGCTGCACAAGAAGTTGGACAAAAATTAGTTGAAGCAGGAAAAATGGCAGTCGAAGCGTGGAAAGAAGTCGACGACTCAATGGATACTGTTGCAACTAAAACCGGCGCAACTGGTAAGGAATTAGAATCACTTCAAAGTGTAGTAAGTGGGGTCATTGGTTCAATATCAACAGATTTTCAAACAGCTGGTGATGCTATTGGAAGTTTAAACACCCAATTTGGATTTACTGGAGAAAAACTCCAATCCGCTTCGGAACAATTAATTAAATATTCACAGATTAACGGAACGGATGTAACTGATTCCGCCATGTCTGCTAAGCAAGCAATAGAAGCTTTCGGATTATCTAACGATGATTTAGGTAAGGTGCTTGATAATGTTACAAAAGTAGCGCAAGAAACCGACCAATCAGTTGATGATATCATACAGAAAGCAATAGATGGTGCGCCACAAATAAAAATGCTTGGTCTATCTTTTGAAGAAGGGGCAAACTTAATTGGTAAGTTTGAAAAATCAGGGATTGATTCGGCATCTGCTTTGACATCATTATCAAAAGCAAGTGTAAACTATGCAAAAGATGGGAAATCATTAGAAGAAGGTCTAAAAGGTACTGTTGACCAAATTAAAAATAGCAAGGATGAGACAGAAGCCTTAACAATAGCTTCTGAGATTTTCGGAAGCAAGGCGGCGCCAAGAATGGTTGATGCTATTCAACGTGGCGCTTTAACGTTTGACGATTTGGCAAAAGCTTCTGAAGGAGCTTCTGGAACAGTAAGCAAAACTTTTGAAGCAACACAGGATCCATTTGATAAATTAACAGTAGCGTCTAATCAGGCTAAAGAAGCAATGGCAGAATTCGGTGGAACTTTAATTGAAACTGTAGCACCAGTATTGGAAACACTAGGAGATATACTAAAAAGCTTTGCAGGATGGTTCAAAGACTTGCCAGCACCAGTTAAAGAATTTTCTGTTGTCTTAGGCTTAGTCATAACCGCTGTTGGTGTGTTAGCACCAATTTTTATTGCACTTCAAGCGGCAGCTTTGGCAGCAGGAACCACAATAGGCGCATTAATCGCTGGGGCAATGCCTATCATCGGAATTGTGGCTGGTATTGCGCTAGCAATAGCTGGGCTTGTCATTGGATTAAAATATCTTTGGGAAACTAATGAGGGTTTTAGAGAGGCAGTGACAATCGCATGGGAATTTATTTCAACCACTATTCAAACAGTTGTACAAATTATTTATGATTTTGTAATGACAATGTGGGGAGAAATTACAACATGGTGGATTGAAAATCAAGAATTAATCAGGTCAACCGCTGAGATAGTTTGGAATTTTATTCTCACAACTATCCAGTTTGTCATGGAAACCTTGTGGCCTTATTTGCAAGCACAGTGGGAAAATATTCAAACAATTATCTTCTCGGCTTGGGAAATCATCAAGACGACTATCAGCACAGCGCTAGATATCATCTTAGGTGTTATTAAGGCAGTAATGCAGGTTATAAATGGCGATTGGTCGGGTGCTTGGGAGACAATCAAAGGCGTATTACAATCAACATGGGACGGTATATTAAATATTGTAAGTACAGTTATTAATGCAATCTTATCTGTTATGTCAAATACACTAAATGGTATTTGGGGTGTTGTTCAAAACATTTGGGATGCAATTTTTAATACAATTTCCGAGAAAATCAATGGTGCAAAAGAAGCAGTAGCAACCGCAATTGAAGCAATTAAAGAATTGTTTAACTTCCAATTTCAATGGCCACACATTCCATTGCCATATTTTTCCGCTTCAGGTTCAGTAAATCCAATAGACTGGATTACAGACCCATCAACAAGACCATCCATCGACGTCCAATGGTTTGCAAAAGGTGGTATCATGACAAAGCCAACATTATTTGGCATGAATGGAAATAGAGCAATGGTAGGTGGAGAAGCAGGAAACGAAGCTATCTTACCACTTAACAGTAAGACACTTGGCATGATTGGGCAAGGTATTGCCAACACGATGAATACTAACAATGCTATTGAAGTTAAAATATCTGATGTAGTAGTCAGAAATGACAATGACATTACAAGCATTGCGGAAGAAGTATCAAACAGACTTGCTTACGAGATAAGACGACAATCATCCTTAGGAGGTAGAGCATGA
- a CDS encoding phage head-tail connector protein, translated as MAILDDLKELLEIDLEEQIYDKQLLLYANGGIAYLKNNAIPVTRIDNTTDKWSGLKDDDSDIVIQWLHLYCLQRYDRTLMSSSGTTQEWIDSEMSNLIMQLKVRYDREVI; from the coding sequence ATGGCAATCTTGGACGATTTAAAAGAGCTGTTAGAGATTGACCTTGAGGAACAAATCTATGACAAACAGCTTTTACTATATGCAAATGGGGGTATTGCTTACTTAAAAAATAATGCAATACCAGTCACACGCATAGACAACACAACAGATAAATGGAGTGGCCTAAAAGATGACGATAGTGATATCGTCATTCAATGGCTACATTTATACTGTTTGCAGCGCTACGACAGAACGTTAATGTCAAGTAGCGGAACTACTCAAGAATGGATAGATAGCGAAATGAGTAACCTCATTATGCAATTAAAAGTGAGATATGATCGTGAGGTGATTTGA
- a CDS encoding phage major capsid protein yields MNLQDKREALETKQTELASVKEKSLENATKLKAVTVEDDAYTALKEQADGLLAQAETLKTEIDALDAEITSDEQALEEATKKLNETNNIKEKTMTEYLKTKQAGLDYAKLLADNQGVSSKSLANMWEENLKAKGVTNLEAVLPEPVLLAIENAFEDYQGVLNHVSKDPRYAAKITLQTVKNFAKGHLAGKTKKDTDINFVSIAINSATVYIKHAFEYADLKKDVNGVYFNHVMQELAQGFIRAVERAIVIGDGLAPEDEDKITEIKSIAEETEANLFATQAIDTSVAEFTNTQFEALVAGLDQIMASGTPIIITSKAVARKMKLAKDSEGRYMDLQPFAPISSNGGQIAGYQVFVYDWMNEATNPIIAFADKAYTLIGDNVSADRFEDYDVTINRRHIELASVMGGRLSAFKGAVKFTEQA; encoded by the coding sequence ATGAACTTACAAGATAAGCGTGAGGCTTTAGAAACCAAGCAAACAGAACTTGCTTCGGTTAAAGAAAAAAGCCTAGAAAACGCTACGAAATTAAAAGCAGTAACCGTTGAAGATGACGCATACACTGCACTGAAAGAACAAGCAGATGGACTACTTGCTCAAGCAGAAACACTTAAAACAGAAATTGACGCATTGGATGCCGAAATTACTTCGGACGAACAAGCGCTTGAAGAAGCTACTAAAAAATTAAACGAAACTAACAACATTAAGGAGAAAACAATGACTGAATACTTAAAAACTAAACAAGCTGGATTAGATTACGCCAAATTACTTGCTGATAATCAAGGTGTATCAAGCAAATCACTTGCTAATATGTGGGAAGAAAACCTAAAAGCTAAAGGTGTTACAAATCTTGAAGCAGTATTACCAGAACCAGTTTTACTTGCAATTGAGAACGCATTTGAAGACTATCAAGGTGTCTTAAATCACGTATCTAAAGATCCTCGTTATGCTGCTAAAATCACTCTACAAACTGTTAAAAACTTTGCTAAAGGTCACTTAGCTGGAAAAACTAAGAAAGATACAGATATTAATTTCGTATCAATCGCAATCAACTCAGCAACAGTTTATATTAAACACGCATTTGAATATGCTGACCTTAAAAAAGATGTCAACGGTGTTTACTTTAATCATGTAATGCAAGAGTTGGCACAAGGATTTATTCGTGCAGTTGAGCGTGCAATTGTGATTGGAGACGGTTTAGCACCAGAAGATGAAGATAAAATTACCGAAATTAAATCAATCGCTGAAGAAACAGAAGCTAACCTTTTTGCAACACAAGCAATTGACACATCTGTGGCAGAATTTACAAATACTCAATTTGAAGCATTGGTAGCTGGACTTGACCAAATTATGGCAAGCGGTACTCCAATTATCATCACTTCAAAAGCTGTAGCACGTAAAATGAAGCTTGCAAAAGATTCAGAAGGTCGTTATATGGACTTACAACCGTTCGCACCGATTTCGTCAAACGGTGGTCAAATTGCTGGTTACCAAGTTTTTGTTTACGACTGGATGAATGAAGCTACAAATCCAATAATTGCATTTGCTGACAAGGCATACACATTAATCGGTGATAATGTATCAGCTGACCGATTTGAAGATTATGACGTTACAATTAACCGTCGTCACATCGAGCTTGCATCCGTAATGGGTGGTCGTTTATCAGCATTCAAAGGTGCAGTTAAATTTACTGAACAAGCTTAG
- a CDS encoding HK97 family phage prohead protease gives MEVLKKNFKLKALEEDSGYHFEGYGSTFGNVDRDGDIMEKGCFDKSLKASNSVPMCFNHNQNIVLGRFDLETDEKGLLVKGFFNLNDPEAKKAYDLMKMGALDSFSIGFIVKDYETIDNKSMYSGVKIKEAELLETSIVTVPANPSATVSAVKSLDIANTIKKEFDKQELIKKLEGI, from the coding sequence ATGGAAGTACTAAAAAAGAATTTTAAACTAAAAGCATTAGAAGAAGATTCAGGCTATCACTTTGAGGGGTATGGTTCTACTTTTGGGAATGTTGACAGAGATGGCGACATCATGGAAAAAGGTTGTTTTGATAAGTCGCTTAAAGCAAGTAATTCAGTTCCGATGTGTTTCAATCATAATCAGAATATTGTCTTAGGTCGATTTGATTTAGAAACAGATGAAAAAGGTCTTTTAGTAAAAGGCTTTTTTAATTTGAATGATCCTGAAGCTAAAAAAGCTTATGACCTTATGAAAATGGGTGCTTTAGATTCATTCTCAATTGGTTTTATAGTTAAAGATTATGAAACAATTGACAATAAGTCAATGTACAGTGGAGTAAAAATCAAAGAAGCAGAATTATTAGAAACATCTATTGTAACTGTGCCAGCTAATCCAAGTGCGACAGTTAGCGCAGTTAAATCTCTTGATATTGCTAACACAATCAAAAAGGAATTTGATAAACAAGAATTAATTAAGAAATTGGAAGGTATTTAA
- a CDS encoding phage portal protein, with product MDLKEIFRRILRRDRRQSTDVYLRRSQNYYKRNSIYLDNIYNKISTDVAMLRFKHVKVTRHENAVDEMQWFEQSDLAQVLTVSPNDHDTPIVFWSDVVRTMIKEGVAVVVPRYEKGVLTEIHLANKAYDWGTHSVKLRIDDFDIELDINNVWIFKNPKQNLSVQLNQITNIIDANLMTISNKLDEQNSWLKGFLKLGTKAADKELQDRVKKRVESMMETAQNGGIGYLEQGEEFQELQNVYSSASSDDLEFLKSQLYNGFGINEKLFTCDYTEEQYRAYFSSVLKLYQRVIDEEINRKYFSKTARTQGHKLVVYFDMTDITSLKDLSEFTFKAKYSGLMNSNELREMYLGLPGYVGGEVFESNKNAVQVGAEKGGDT from the coding sequence ATGGACTTAAAAGAAATTTTTAGACGTATATTGAGACGAGATAGACGACAATCAACAGATGTGTATCTGAGACGCTCACAGAATTACTATAAGCGCAACTCAATCTATTTGGATAACATTTATAACAAGATATCGACAGATGTTGCTATGCTTCGTTTTAAGCACGTAAAAGTGACTAGACATGAGAATGCGGTTGATGAAATGCAGTGGTTTGAACAAAGCGATTTAGCACAAGTGTTAACTGTATCTCCAAATGACCACGACACACCTATTGTTTTTTGGTCGGATGTTGTCCGAACGATGATTAAAGAGGGAGTTGCAGTTGTTGTGCCACGTTACGAAAAAGGCGTGCTAACAGAAATTCATTTAGCAAACAAGGCTTATGATTGGGGGACACACTCAGTTAAGTTACGTATTGATGATTTTGACATTGAACTGGATATCAATAACGTTTGGATATTTAAAAATCCTAAACAAAATTTATCAGTACAGTTAAATCAAATCACAAACATCATTGATGCAAACTTGATGACAATCTCAAACAAGCTTGATGAACAGAATTCATGGCTCAAAGGTTTTTTAAAACTTGGTACTAAGGCAGCAGACAAAGAACTGCAAGATCGCGTTAAAAAGCGTGTTGAAAGCATGATGGAAACTGCTCAAAATGGTGGTATTGGCTATTTGGAACAAGGAGAAGAATTCCAAGAATTACAGAACGTTTATTCATCAGCAAGTAGTGATGATTTAGAATTCTTAAAATCTCAATTATATAACGGTTTCGGAATTAACGAAAAGTTATTTACTTGCGACTACACCGAAGAACAGTATAGAGCTTACTTCTCAAGCGTGTTGAAATTGTACCAACGTGTTATTGATGAAGAAATTAATCGTAAATATTTTAGTAAGACTGCACGAACGCAAGGACACAAGCTAGTTGTTTACTTTGACATGACAGATATTACCAGTCTCAAAGACTTGTCAGAATTTACGTTCAAGGCTAAATATTCTGGGCTTATGAACTCAAATGAATTGCGTGAAATGTATCTTGGCTTACCGGGATATGTCGGCGGTGAAGTATTTGAAAGTAACAAGAATGCAGTTCAAGTCGGAGCAGAGAAAGGAGGTGATACTTAA
- a CDS encoding terminase TerL endonuclease subunit — MVKMKYFDKYVEMVESGLIPVSIPTKLEIERIKRFKKQYIFKQDEADKRIKFIEEECSNTKGQSGKLKLALPQKVWLESAWGFYHEALVTKTNHDTLEEYQITEERRLIHEVPIIVPRGTGKTTLGSAIGEVGQIIDGEYGADIQLLAYSREQAGFLFNASRAMLSNEDSLLYYMREADVIRSTKQGILYETTNSLMSIKTSDYESLDGTNAHYNIFDEVHTYDDDFIKVVNDGSSRKRKNWMTWYISTNGTKRDKLFDRYYSYWMDVLTGKVTNDSVMPWIYKLDDVSEINNPDLWMKAMPLLGITTEKETIAQDIESSRNDPAKQAELMAKTFNLPINNYLAYFTNDECKGWIDKFDASLFKGDEDKTARCVLGADLSDVNDICSISFMIVNGEERQYINKKYMPRQTIDSLPRDQQLKYLEWETKGLLHIHELDYNDQRYIFDNLREFMNEQHILPIAVGYDRWNAKELVRLFNDYYGDICYDVPQTVKNLSSHLKVYKEKAKMGKIIFDDEVSTWNHSNVMVKVDANGNIFPNKAKAKDKIDVFASQLDAFIVYEQHREDLAYYYE, encoded by the coding sequence ATGGTTAAAATGAAATACTTTGATAAATATGTTGAAATGGTTGAATCTGGGCTAATACCAGTATCAATTCCGACAAAACTAGAAATAGAACGTATCAAACGCTTTAAAAAGCAATACATTTTTAAGCAGGATGAAGCAGACAAGCGGATTAAATTCATCGAAGAAGAATGCAGCAACACAAAAGGCCAATCTGGGAAGTTGAAACTTGCCTTACCGCAAAAAGTTTGGTTAGAAAGTGCGTGGGGTTTCTATCACGAGGCTTTAGTCACTAAAACAAATCATGATACATTAGAAGAATACCAAATTACAGAAGAAAGGCGCCTTATTCATGAGGTGCCTATTATTGTTCCTCGCGGTACTGGTAAAACAACATTAGGAAGTGCCATCGGTGAAGTTGGCCAGATAATTGATGGGGAATATGGAGCTGACATACAACTACTTGCCTACTCACGAGAGCAGGCAGGATTCCTATTTAATGCTTCTAGGGCAATGTTGTCTAACGAGGATAGTTTACTCTATTACATGCGTGAAGCTGATGTTATACGCTCTACTAAACAAGGTATCTTATACGAAACGACAAATAGTTTGATGTCGATTAAGACATCAGACTATGAAAGTCTTGATGGTACTAATGCGCATTACAATATCTTCGATGAAGTACACACATACGACGATGACTTTATAAAAGTTGTTAATGATGGTTCAAGTCGTAAGCGTAAAAACTGGATGACTTGGTACATATCAACAAATGGTACTAAACGAGATAAGTTATTTGATAGGTATTATTCATATTGGATGGATGTCTTAACAGGTAAAGTCACAAACGATAGTGTCATGCCTTGGATATATAAGCTAGACGATGTGTCAGAAATCAACAATCCTGATTTGTGGATGAAAGCAATGCCTTTGCTTGGGATTACTACCGAAAAAGAAACTATCGCACAAGATATCGAAAGCAGTCGTAACGATCCAGCAAAGCAAGCTGAATTGATGGCTAAGACTTTCAATTTGCCGATTAATAATTACCTTGCTTATTTCACAAACGACGAATGTAAAGGTTGGATAGATAAGTTTGATGCTAGTTTATTTAAAGGTGATGAGGATAAGACTGCAAGATGTGTCTTAGGTGCCGACTTGTCAGATGTAAATGACATATGCTCAATTTCATTTATGATTGTGAATGGAGAAGAAAGACAATATATCAATAAAAAATACATGCCACGACAAACAATCGATAGTCTACCACGAGACCAGCAACTGAAATATCTTGAATGGGAAACTAAAGGTTTACTGCATATCCACGAATTAGACTACAACGACCAGCGTTATATCTTTGATAACTTGCGTGAGTTTATGAACGAACAACACATATTACCGATAGCGGTTGGATATGACAGATGGAATGCTAAAGAGTTAGTGAGACTGTTTAATGATTATTATGGTGATATCTGTTACGACGTACCGCAGACAGTCAAAAATTTATCTTCTCACTTAAAAGTTTACAAAGAAAAAGCGAAGATGGGTAAAATCATTTTTGATGATGAGGTATCGACATGGAATCACTCAAATGTAATGGTTAAAGTGGATGCTAATGGAAATATTTTTCCAAATAAAGCAAAAGCCAAAGACAAAATTGACGTATTCGCTAGTCAGCTAGATGCATTTATTGTCTATGAGCAACATAGGGAAGATTTAGCTTATTACTATGAGTAG
- a CDS encoding helix-turn-helix domain-containing protein, producing MKLEEAAELLNISRTTLYRYRKKLGIVSETKDDVDVTHFEQLKKEARQTVKYTKKIDLDKIIDEAVVKDLYLLEKSDPFEVLQLKTQFNNNKKLIDSLQKEIDLMIASGEIPDKFILDSMEKFQKLNMKIMSDIEKVKPQADNLSNMIKEKLANYG from the coding sequence TTGAAACTTGAAGAAGCTGCTGAATTGCTAAATATATCACGCACAACGCTATATAGATATAGGAAAAAGCTTGGCATTGTCTCTGAAACAAAAGATGATGTAGATGTAACTCACTTTGAACAACTAAAAAAGGAAGCTAGACAAACAGTAAAGTATACTAAAAAAATTGATTTAGACAAAATAATAGATGAAGCAGTTGTGAAAGATTTATACCTTTTAGAAAAATCTGATCCGTTTGAAGTGTTGCAGTTAAAAACTCAATTTAATAATAATAAAAAGTTAATTGATAGCTTGCAAAAAGAAATTGACTTGATGATTGCAAGTGGAGAGATACCTGACAAATTTATTCTAGACTCAATGGAAAAATTTCAAAAGCTAAACATGAAAATCATGTCTGACATTGAGAAAGTCAAACCACAAGCTGATAACTTATCCAATATGATAAAGGAGAAGTTAGCAAATTATGGTTAA
- a CDS encoding HNH endonuclease signature motif containing protein produces the protein MKHPDWFRQWQIKFYNNKKVWHPLRNKIRNDRRMRCDMCGKLIKGKSIVDHIIEITPQNYMDESITLNEDNLQLLCFKCHQTKTFGDKKNFNLDNRSIDLFHNPPMKRSKTAPE, from the coding sequence ATGAAACATCCAGACTGGTTTAGGCAATGGCAAATAAAGTTTTACAATAATAAAAAAGTTTGGCATCCATTACGAAATAAAATCAGAAACGATAGACGGATGCGATGCGACATGTGTGGTAAGTTAATCAAAGGCAAGTCTATTGTCGACCACATCATAGAAATCACACCACAGAACTATATGGACGAGAGTATCACACTTAATGAAGATAACTTACAATTGCTTTGTTTTAAATGTCATCAAACGAAAACATTTGGAGATAAAAAAAATTTTAATTTAGATAATCGTTCCATTGATTTGTTTCATAACCCCCCTATGAAACGCTCGAAAACCGCGCCAGAATAA
- a CDS encoding transcriptional regulator — MGKLSMSQLKALDELLFEYPSIEHKIAVRKLEVTDIPNEDTNIGGGKANRISKPTENIIERWDSDKRLNSLYAQKEAIESTLDTLDDDLTEIFWLRWSRGSVNSWEEIAQKTCYDRATIYRKRARILEIFADYYGII, encoded by the coding sequence GTGGGGAAACTTAGTATGTCGCAATTAAAAGCATTGGATGAATTACTATTCGAATATCCAAGTATTGAACATAAGATTGCAGTACGAAAACTGGAAGTAACAGATATTCCAAACGAAGACACAAACATAGGAGGTGGAAAAGCTAACCGCATTTCTAAACCAACAGAGAACATCATAGAACGGTGGGATAGTGATAAACGGTTAAATAGCTTATACGCACAGAAAGAAGCGATAGAGAGCACACTAGACACATTAGACGACGATTTAACAGAAATATTCTGGTTAAGATGGTCAAGAGGTAGTGTTAACTCATGGGAAGAAATAGCACAAAAAACATGTTACGACAGAGCTACAATATATCGTAAACGAGCTAGGATATTGGAAATCTTTGCAGATTATTATGGGATTATATAG
- a CDS encoding DUF1642 domain-containing protein: MNKKEAKEAIKECQKGTGLVPAGFAINILDQLDQPKTVVPKFVAEWYEEHKEDLEYDLYLYQMSIYDLKPKKDDFYYWMEKTNNPVRKLINMHQFGYTVEKEKLYTVEIPNPNDKQKALRLEKWVEGKVRIVTTYSTNDFTKGMYLTEEEIRKDFDWAFRWAKEVTE, translated from the coding sequence ATGAATAAAAAAGAAGCGAAAGAAGCTATTAAAGAATGCCAAAAAGGAACAGGTTTGGTTCCTGCAGGATTTGCAATAAATATATTAGACCAACTCGACCAACCAAAAACAGTCGTGCCGAAGTTTGTGGCTGAGTGGTATGAAGAGCATAAGGAAGATTTAGAATATGATTTGTATTTATATCAAATGTCAATCTATGATTTAAAACCAAAAAAAGATGACTTTTATTATTGGATGGAAAAAACAAATAATCCAGTTCGCAAACTAATCAACATGCACCAATTCGGCTACACAGTCGAAAAAGAGAAGTTGTATACAGTGGAGATTCCAAATCCGAATGATAAGCAAAAAGCTTTGAGACTTGAAAAATGGGTGGAAGGAAAAGTAAGAATTGTAACAACTTACTCAACTAATGATTTTACAAAGGGCATGTATTTAACCGAAGAAGAAATCCGCAAAGATTTTGACTGGGCGTTTAGATGGGCGAAAGAGGTGACGGAATGA
- a CDS encoding class I SAM-dependent methyltransferase → MSEIKILDACCGSRLFWFDKNEKHTIFMDIRQETFDIHGKHVNVQPDVVGDFRNMPFEDNTFNLVVFDPPHLKHVGQNSIMKAQYGQLDKDNWKEDISKGFEECMRALKVGGTLVFKWSDCQVNVKEVLSAIPFRPLFGQQRGTTHWMTFMKFELTGNGG, encoded by the coding sequence ATGTCAGAAATTAAAATTTTAGATGCTTGTTGTGGCAGTCGGTTATTTTGGTTTGACAAAAATGAAAAACATACCATTTTTATGGATATCAGACAAGAGACATTTGACATTCATGGGAAGCATGTAAATGTTCAACCTGATGTTGTTGGAGATTTTAGAAATATGCCATTTGAAGACAATACATTTAACTTGGTTGTGTTTGATCCGCCACATTTAAAACATGTTGGCCAGAATTCAATTATGAAAGCACAGTATGGCCAACTTGATAAAGACAACTGGAAAGAAGATATTTCAAAAGGCTTTGAAGAATGTATGCGAGCTTTAAAAGTTGGTGGCACTTTAGTTTTTAAATGGTCTGATTGTCAGGTAAATGTAAAAGAGGTTTTATCAGCAATACCGTTTAGACCACTTTTTGGACAGCAACGAGGAACAACTCACTGGATGACGTTTATGAAATTTGAACTTACTGGAAATGGAGGATAG
- a CDS encoding YopX family protein, which translates to MIPKFRAWDKNQQIMRGVRGLFWTKNNLAAHCSPIGDKFDEFFTTILNDGEYHLMQSTGLFDKNGKEIFEGDIVKQTFSIPKFKGEQIVDEIKGVVTFLEGSWLIVDDKNKQAISLWSEVDENEVIGNIYELESVEE; encoded by the coding sequence ATGATACCAAAATTTAGAGCTTGGGATAAGAATCAACAGATTATGCGTGGAGTTAGAGGTTTATTTTGGACAAAAAACAACCTCGCTGCACATTGCTCACCTATTGGTGATAAATTTGATGAATTTTTTACGACGATATTAAATGATGGTGAGTACCATTTGATGCAATCCACAGGTTTGTTTGATAAAAACGGAAAAGAAATTTTTGAAGGGGATATTGTTAAGCAAACATTTTCAATACCTAAGTTCAAAGGTGAACAGATAGTTGATGAAATAAAAGGTGTTGTCACATTTTTAGAAGGTAGTTGGTTGATTGTTGATGATAAAAATAAACAAGCAATATCGCTTTGGAGCGAAGTAGATGAGAATGAAGTCATCGGCAACATTTACGAACTAGAAAGCGTGGAAGAATGA